One Qiania dongpingensis genomic window carries:
- a CDS encoding plasmid mobilization protein — protein sequence MPHRTYNTPKRKCVVKTRLTEDERRAFEDKCAILSMSQSEYIRQAIFYSRISPVIRVTAHSEEMLTAVSSLVAQYGKIGSNLNQIARYLNEYGAPYNALSSEVRAAVSDLAALKFEVLKVIGEAYGNDQAYQL from the coding sequence ATGCCACACAGAACCTACAACACCCCCAAGCGGAAATGTGTTGTCAAGACCCGGCTTACCGAGGACGAGCGCAGAGCCTTTGAGGACAAATGCGCCATCCTCTCCATGAGCCAGTCCGAGTATATCCGGCAAGCCATCTTTTACAGCCGGATTTCCCCTGTTATCCGGGTGACTGCCCACAGCGAGGAAATGCTCACCGCCGTATCTTCCCTTGTGGCGCAGTACGGGAAAATCGGCAGCAACCTAAACCAGATTGCCCGGTATCTGAACGAATACGGCGCACCGTACAACGCCCTGTCCAGCGAGGTGAGAGCCGCCGTTTCCGACCTTGCCGCCCTCAAATTCGAGGTGCTGAAAGTGATAGGTGAAGCCTATGGCAACGATCAAGCATATCAGCTCTAA
- a CDS encoding relaxase/mobilization nuclease domain-containing protein, whose translation MATIKHISSKNADYGAAEAYLTFEHDEFTMKPTLDEAGRLIPRQDYRLDTLNCGGEDFALSCIRANLRYGKNSKREDIKSHHYIISFDPRDAADNGLTVDRAQALGLAYCKEHFPGHQALVCTHPDGHNHSGNIHVHIVINSLRIAEVERKPYMDRASDTRTGDKHRCTAAAMRYFRSEVMEMCHREGLYQIDLLNGSKNKVTEREYWAKRKGQAKLDKENAALLAEGITPRQTKFETDKDHLRQTIRQALTTAASFDEFSALLLREGVTVKESRGRLSYLTPDRTKPITARKLGTDFDKAAVLTVFQQNAHRTAAKTQDRQEHQPQLTKGIQRTKPAQITPNPDSLQRLVDIAAKRAEGKGIGYERWAKTFNLKQMAKTMNFLSEHGFTNPEEVDAALEAAISGQHTAGEKLKELESRITANKELMHQISVYRSTKPAHDGLKTARKPERYREAFHADLTLYEAAVRYFRERGLKKLPATSRLQAENEALISEKNGLYTEYREQKARAAELQKVKSNLATMLRQERTKEARRDWER comes from the coding sequence ATGGCAACGATCAAGCATATCAGCTCTAAAAATGCCGACTATGGAGCCGCCGAAGCCTATCTGACCTTTGAGCATGACGAGTTTACCATGAAGCCCACCCTTGACGAAGCCGGGCGGCTCATTCCCCGGCAGGACTACCGGCTGGACACGCTGAATTGTGGGGGTGAGGATTTTGCCCTGTCCTGCATACGGGCAAATCTGCGATACGGCAAGAACAGCAAACGGGAGGACATCAAGAGCCACCACTATATCATCAGCTTTGACCCACGGGACGCAGCCGACAACGGCTTAACCGTTGACCGGGCGCAGGCGTTGGGGCTGGCCTACTGCAAAGAGCATTTTCCCGGACACCAAGCCCTTGTCTGCACCCACCCGGACGGACACAACCACAGCGGCAATATCCATGTGCATATTGTCATCAACAGTCTGCGGATCGCCGAGGTGGAGCGCAAGCCCTACATGGACAGGGCAAGCGACACCAGAACCGGGGACAAGCACCGCTGTACCGCAGCCGCCATGCGGTATTTCCGCAGCGAAGTCATGGAGATGTGCCACCGGGAGGGGCTTTACCAGATCGACCTCTTGAATGGCAGCAAAAACAAAGTGACCGAGCGTGAATACTGGGCGAAGCGCAAGGGGCAAGCCAAGCTGGACAAGGAGAACGCCGCCCTGCTTGCCGAGGGCATTACACCCCGGCAGACCAAGTTTGAAACCGACAAAGACCATCTGCGGCAGACCATACGCCAAGCCCTTACCACCGCCGCCAGCTTTGACGAGTTTTCCGCTCTCCTGTTGCGGGAGGGTGTGACCGTCAAGGAGAGCCGGGGGCGGCTGTCCTATCTCACGCCGGACAGGACAAAGCCCATCACCGCCCGGAAGCTGGGGACGGACTTTGACAAGGCCGCTGTCCTTACTGTTTTCCAGCAGAACGCCCATAGAACAGCCGCAAAGACGCAGGACAGGCAGGAACACCAGCCGCAGCTTACTAAGGGCATACAGCGGACAAAACCCGCCCAAATCACCCCGAACCCTGACAGCCTGCAGCGGCTTGTAGATATAGCCGCCAAGCGAGCCGAGGGAAAAGGTATCGGTTATGAGCGCTGGGCAAAAACCTTTAATCTCAAACAGATGGCAAAGACCATGAATTTCCTTTCTGAGCATGGTTTTACCAACCCCGAAGAAGTGGACGCAGCTTTGGAAGCCGCCATTTCCGGGCAGCACACCGCTGGGGAAAAGCTGAAAGAACTGGAATCCAGAATCACCGCCAACAAGGAACTCATGCACCAGATCAGCGTTTACCGCAGCACCAAGCCCGCCCACGACGGGCTGAAAACCGCCAGGAAGCCGGAACGATACCGGGAAGCGTTTCATGCAGACCTGACGCTGTATGAAGCGGCGGTGCGGTATTTTCGGGAACGGGGCTTGAAGAAATTACCCGCCACTTCCAGACTGCAAGCGGAAAATGAAGCCCTGATTTCCGAGAAAAACGGGCTTTACACCGAGTACCGGGAGCAGAAAGCCAGAGCCGCCGAGCTGCAAAAGGTCAAATCCAACCTTGCCACCATGCTCCGGCAGGAACGGACAAAAGAGGCGCGCCGGGATTGGGAGCGGTAA
- a CDS encoding replication initiator protein A, translated as MGLDTGLPPYLPYPRFLLKMDISQTAKLLYALLLDRTTLSQRNGWQDDQGRTFIVYPVAEIAEMLDKGQTAIKAALNELDAAGLLERKRAGFSAANRLYVKLPPLVRISDPMTVGKATLISAENRPTDGRKSDLMTVGKPTPNNLTINNLIESQTMGVSREPHKPFGRYENVFLTEAEYDQLQAEYPDRLERFIEEMSRYLAANGRTYQNYAAALRIWAENDKKDAPKQGVPDYTCKEGESL; from the coding sequence GTGGGGCTGGACACAGGCTTGCCGCCCTACCTGCCATATCCCCGGTTCCTGTTGAAAATGGACATTTCCCAGACCGCCAAGCTGCTCTATGCGCTGCTGTTAGACCGCACCACCCTGTCACAGCGGAACGGCTGGCAGGACGATCAGGGCAGGACATTCATTGTCTATCCCGTAGCAGAGATTGCCGAAATGCTGGATAAGGGGCAGACCGCCATCAAAGCCGCCTTGAACGAACTGGACGCAGCCGGACTTCTGGAACGGAAACGGGCGGGATTTTCCGCAGCCAACCGCCTGTATGTGAAGCTGCCGCCATTAGTTCGGATTTCCGACCCTATGACAGTCGGAAAAGCGACCCTCATAAGTGCGGAAAACCGACCTACTGATGGTCGAAAAAGCGACCTTATGACGGTCGGAAAACCGACCCCTAACAACCTTACTATAAACAACCTGATAGAAAGCCAAACAATGGGAGTGAGTAGAGAGCCGCACAAGCCGTTTGGCAGATATGAGAATGTTTTTCTGACCGAAGCCGAGTATGACCAGTTACAGGCAGAATACCCGGATAGGCTGGAACGGTTCATCGAGGAAATGAGCCGCTACCTTGCCGCCAACGGGAGAACCTACCAGAACTATGCCGCCGCCCTGCGGATCTGGGCGGAGAACGATAAAAAGGACGCCCCGAAACAGGGCGTCCCGGACTACACCTGCAAGGAGGGCGAAAGTTTATGA
- a CDS encoding ATP-binding protein: MSKIETINLLPDTEPDSGDYTGEDGLLYCGKCRKPKEAYFPEGKTLFGLDRHPAECDCQRAQRMEREAAEQQRRHLDTVEDLKRRGFSDTAMRDWTFENDNARNPQTAVARFYAEHWDTMQAENIGYLFWGGVGTGKSYLAGCIANALMEKEIPVRMTNFAAILNDLAASFEGRNEYISRLCRYPLLILDDFGMERGTEYGLEQVYSVIDSRYRSRRPLIVTTNLTLQQIQNPPDTAHTRIYDRLLEMCAPVRFTGSNFRRETAQAKLERLKNLMNE; the protein is encoded by the coding sequence ATGAGCAAAATCGAGACTATCAATCTGCTGCCGGATACCGAGCCGGACAGCGGCGACTACACAGGCGAGGACGGTTTGCTGTACTGCGGAAAATGCCGCAAGCCCAAAGAAGCCTACTTCCCGGAGGGCAAGACGCTTTTCGGACTTGACCGCCACCCGGCAGAGTGCGACTGCCAGAGAGCGCAGCGGATGGAGCGTGAAGCCGCCGAACAGCAGCGCAGACACCTTGACACCGTTGAGGACTTGAAACGCCGGGGATTTTCCGATACCGCCATGCGGGACTGGACTTTTGAAAACGACAATGCCAGGAACCCCCAGACCGCCGTTGCCCGGTTCTATGCGGAGCATTGGGACACCATGCAGGCCGAAAACATCGGCTATCTGTTCTGGGGCGGCGTGGGAACTGGCAAAAGCTACCTTGCGGGCTGTATCGCAAACGCCCTGATGGAGAAAGAAATCCCCGTCCGCATGACGAACTTTGCCGCAATCCTTAATGACCTTGCCGCCAGCTTTGAGGGTAGGAACGAGTACATCTCCCGGCTCTGCCGTTATCCGCTGCTGATTTTGGACGATTTCGGCATGGAGCGTGGAACAGAATACGGGCTGGAACAGGTTTACAGCGTCATTGACAGCCGATACCGCAGCCGCAGGCCGCTGATCGTCACCACCAACCTGACCTTGCAGCAAATCCAGAACCCGCCGGACACCGCCCATACCCGTATCTATGACCGGCTGCTGGAAATGTGCGCCCCCGTCCGTTTTACGGGCAGCAATTTCCGAAGGGAAACCGCACAAGCCAAGCTGGAACGGCTGAAAAATCTGATGAATGAGTGA